The nucleotide sequence TTTTTGTGTTGGTACAGCTTTCGCTAAAACGGAAAAATGTACTGTGAAAACAGTCGCGGTTGAAGGCGAAAAGGCTACTGTAACCATGGAATGTGAAAAGGATGCTGAGCTGAAAGAAGGCGATACCGTAAAGGTTAGAGCTCAAAAGAAAAAAGTCGTTGAAGGTTGCTAAATTTTAGAAAGGTCTTTCTATTGTAATACAACGAGATCTTTTGTTTTTTTTGTAAAAGCCGGCCGCGTTCATGCGCTGCCGGCTTTTCTGTTTTTATCAGGAACTCCAAGGCACCTCCTTTTCCAGTTGAGAATATGGGTGGTCTTTAACAGAAAGAGAATATTATGGATCCGCAGACGCTCCCCGCTGAAGCTCAGGAGCTTTATCAGAGAATCAAGCAGCAGTATCGTGTCGCTTTTGAAGCGTTGAAGCTCGATGATGAGCTTCAGCTCCACCTCTTGAAAATTACCGATATTGAGCAGATGCTGGCAGGCAAGGACCCGCTGAAAAATCCCTCGGAATTTCCTTTTTGGGTGCGCCTTTGGGAGGCGGCTGTTGTCCTGTCTCGTCTCATGGTGAACGTACGTCCTGCCCCTGGGGCAACAGTACTTGAGCTTGGTGCGGGGCTTGGTGCTCCAGGTTTGACAGCAGCAGCCTTAGGCTGTTCTGTCACTCTGACTGATTACGAGGAGATAATTCTTGATTTTGGCAGGGTTAGTGCTGCAGCTTCAAAGCTCGATCAAGTGCAGTTTTCCCTTTTAGATTGGCTTGATCCACCGGAAATGGAGCGCTATGACATCGTCCTTGGAGCAGAAGTGCTTTTTCGGGAGGAGTTTTTTCAGCCCCTGCTCTCTGTTCTCCGCCGGGCCGTAAAGCCGGATGGGGTTGTCTATCTTGCCCATGATTTGAAGAGGAAGTCGGTTTATCCTTTTCTCCAATTGGCGGAAAAAGAGTATGTCATCTCTGCCTCAAAACGCGTCTTAAAAAGTTTGGAGCAGGATAAAGAGATCCTGCTGACGCGTTTGACTCCCCGGTGAGCCTTTTTTCTTCTTTTTTTTCTCCGCTGTGTACCCTGTCAGCTTAAATATTGCCGGAAAACTCTGTGTTGTTGTGGGGGGCGGCAATGTGGCCGCACGGAAAGTCCTTTCTCTGCTCAAGGCCCAGGCTTCTGTGCGAATTATCAGTCCGCAACTGACTGAGGCCTTGTCAGGACAGGTAGCGAATGCTGCTGTTGATTGGTGGGGCAGGGGCTATCAGAGTGGGGATCTTGACGGGGCTCTGCTGGTGTTCGCTGCTACCGATAATCGGCAAGTTCAGGATGCTGTTGTCCGGGATGCGCAGAAGGCAGGTCTCCTGATCAATGTGGCTGATGCCCCAGAGCTCTGCGATTTTCAGGTGCCAGCGGTTGTTCGAAGAGACAATTTAAGCATAGCCGTCTCCACCAATGGGGCAAGTCCAGCCTTGGCTGGAAAAATTCGCCAGGAGTTGGAAGAAAGATACGGAGAGGAGTACGCTGTTTTGTTGCGCCTGATGGCTCGCCTGAGAGCGCGAATTTGCAACGATGCTTCTTCAGAAGGAGGCGATCGGAGAAGGGTATTCCAAAATATCCTCCATGAGGATATAATTCAGTGGATACGAGGTGGGCAGTGGGAGCGCATAGCACAGCACCTTGATACCGTCCTTGGCCCTGGTAGACATTTTGATCTCAGTGAACTCAGAGAAAGAGAGATAACACCCTGATGAGCTACCTGCTTTTTCAAACCAGCTTTGCAGCCTATCTTGCTGCTGCTGTCGTTTATACAGTCTTCTTTTGGAGCCAGAAGAACCGGATAAGAAATGTTGCACGCATTGTCTTTGTCGGAGCGGCTTCTCTGCATACTCTTAATATCCTTTTTCGCTATATTGAGGCCGGGCATACTCCTATTACCAGTATTCATGAGACCGTTTCTTTCTTTGCCTGGTCAATAGCTTGGTGCCATCTTTCTTTTCGCTGGCGCTATACGGTCAAGAATTCCGGTACCTTTACCGCAATTATTGTCCTCCTCCTGATGCTGGCAGCCTCATTAGCCTCCCGGGAGATTCTTCCATTACCGCCTGAGTTGCGGTCCTGGTGGCTTCCTATTCATGCCTCTATTTCTATTATAGCCGCAGCCTTTCTGACCTTGGCCGCGATCGGAGGAATCATGTATCTGCTTCAGGAGCGGGAGCTGAAACAGAAGCGGTTTGGTTTCTTTTTCTCGCGTCTGCCCTCACTGGATACCCTGGATAAACTGAATCAGCACTGCATCAGTATAGGTTTTCCCTTGATGACGGTGGGGATGTTTGCCGGGTATGCCTGGGCCCGCCAGATATGGGGTGGTCGTCCTTGGCATTGGAATCCAAAGATTATCATGTCCGTGATAACATGGTTGCTGTATGCGGGGCTTATGCATCAGCGTTTCACGATGGGATGGCGGGGCCGTCGGGCCGCCTGGATAACCGTTATCGCTTTTTTTGCAGTGTTGCTGACACTCTGGTTTATGTTAAGAGAAGGAGTGTAAGGCATGGGCCAGGATTCCATAGTTCTCCTCGGAGTAAATCATAAGAAAACCCCTTTGGAAATACGTGAGAAATTGGCGCTCACTGGAGGGTACAAAGAACCACTGGAAACGTTGCGCAAGCTGGCCGGACTCAAGGAGTATTATCTCCTTTCCACCTGCAATCGGGTGGAGGTCCTGTTTATCTGTCAAGATCCAGAGCAGATGCGTCGCGAGGTGCTTGATCTGCTTTTTGCCGGTAAGGTGAGTCGAGACGAGGTAAGTGGCTGCATCTATGTTTACGAGAACGAGGAGGCAGTACGGCACCTCTTCATGGTCTCCTCCAGTTTAGACTCCATGATCGTGGGTGAGTCGCAGATTCTCGGACAGTTGAAAGAGGCCTTCCGCCACGCAGCAGAGCAGAAAACAGCAGGTTTGATTTTGAATAGGCTGCTGCACAAGTCTTTTTCTGTGGCGAAACGAGTGCGAACGGAAACCCGAATTGGGGCCAATGCGGTCTCCATTTCTTATGCCGCAGTAGAGTTAGGGCGCAAGATCTTCGGTGATCTCCGGGGTAAACGCGTTATGCTGGTCGGGGCTGGCGAGATGGCTGAACTCGCTGCCGAGCACCTCGTTGGGCAGGGGATTCAGGAGGTCGTGGTTGCTAACCGTACCCTAGCGCGGGCCATGAAATTAGCTGCCCGTTTCAAGGGCAGGGCCGTGGGGCTGGATGAGGTGGTTGAGCAGCTTCTTGACGTGGATATTCTTATCAGTTCTACCGGAGCTGAGGGGTTGGTTCTGTATAAAAAAGATATTGCACCGCTTATGCCCCGACGACGCAACAGGCCGCTTTTCTTTATCGATATTGCCGTGCCTCGGGATCTGGATCCGGAGATCAATACCTTGGAAAATATTTATCTCTATGATATTGATGATTTGAACAATGTAGTTGAGATGAACCGTGAGCAGCGGGACAAAGAGGCGATCAAGGCCCGGCGTATTGTTGAAGAAGAAACCCTGAAGTTTCAGCGCTGGCTTGAGGGGATGGAAGTGACGCCGACCATTGTCGATCTCAGGGCGATTGCTGAATCTATTTGCCAGGCCGAACTGGCTAAAACCCTGCCCCGCCTCAACGGCATAAGTGCCAAGGAGAGAGAATCCATTGAGCGGATGGCCTCCTCTATTGTTGGGAAAATACTCCATCATCCTATGCAGTACCTGAAAGCCGATCACGATAGCCTTGATCAATCGGAGCGAATTATGCAAGTCCGTACCTTGTTTCAACTCAATGAACAAGGGAATCAAGCTGACGATTGAGACATGACCGAGCAGGAACGCCGCAGTATTGTAGAAGATGAACTTTTTCTCCTTAGAGATTCGGGAGAATTGCCGGAAATAGCTTATCATTCCTCCCTCTATTATTTGACGGAAGATCAAGATGGCCCCGGACTGGTCTTGACTGAGAGCGAACAGCGCCTCTTGCAGGAGGCCGCTCTGGAGCGTTGCCAAGAGATTATCCTGCGTGATCTTATGCCGGATAATCGGGACTTGGGGATCTATCGAGGTCCACAGCGCAGTATCTCTAATTGGCAGAGGTATTGCAGGTTTTGTCAACGGATTGATCAGCGGCAGGATGAGGCGTTCAGAGAGAGCGTCGCTCAGGCCCTGGTACGTTTTATCCGGCAGGAGGCGGCTGATGTGGAGGAAGGATGGCGGGCGAGTTCAGTTAATTGCACGAGCGAGGAGCTGTTTATCTTTGCTGAGGAGGTCGGAGTCTCACGTTCGATTCCTGACTTCGGCAGGCTTTTTTGGCGTTGAGTGTAAGCGTATTCAAGGGCAATGGAAAACAGAAAGCCGTCTGAAAAGAACTGCTGACTTTGTGCTGATAAAGAGAAACCGGGTTAGGTGCTGAGAAGGTTTCGGTAGACTGGTCGTGCAACAAAAGAGGGTCGCTGGCATAAGCTGGTGGCCCTTTTTTAGCTTAACAATTCAACGCTTATCATCAATAACTTTTATACTCATTCTTGTTGACATGAATACACCGATAGGGCAACATTAAAAAATATATTTATACTACCGGCTGTAGTGGGCTCCGACATGTAAAGAGTGGTAACTTTCTTCATGAGCAGCTGTTCGAATATGCCTTGTCGTGGTCGCATCTATTCTGGATACTGCGCATTTTTTTAGATCAAAGTCGTCTGCTGGCGAAGGTATTGCAATAGTTTTTTCTTTTCTAGAAAATGTCTGGTAAGTCGAGCATGTTCTGTCTGGATTACTTGCTGGTATTATTTCCTTAATCATGAACTCCCGGCATGAAAAAAGTAGAAAATGAACAGGCTGTTTTTTTAAATAATAAGCAATTACATTTGAAACAGCACTTAGAATACAGGAGTTGGGTTGCGGGCAAAGTCCGCATTAGCCTGTTATGGTTAAGTTGTTTTTTCTTGAGGAGCTTTTTGGAATATTCTGTGGGGTAAATATTACCCTTGACACAGGAATAATTCTTAATTACTTTAAGAAAATAATAATAATTAACAGCAGGTGATCCGATGAAAGATATCTTACGAATGACCCACCAGCGTGAATTGATTCTAGAAGAGCTTGGAAATTGCCATAACCATCCTACTGCTGATGCATTGTACGAGCGAATCAAGAAGAAGTTACCGCGTATCAGCTTGGCTACTGTGTATAGGAATCTTGAGATTCTGTCCGAAGCAGGAATGATCAGGAAGTTGGAAATCAGCGGGCGTCAGAAGCGATTCGACAAGGAAATAGAACAACACGACCATGTTTTTTGTGTACAATGTCGTCGTGTTGACGATATTAGATTTGATCAGAGTCGGTTAATCTCTTTGGAAGAAGGCCAGAGCCAAGGGTATAAAATTTCTGGCTGCCGGGTGGAATTCTTCGGCCTCTGTCCGAAATGCCAGGCCAGGAACAAGAAGAAGGTGGCGAAAAAAGATGACTGTGACGCCGGGTGTAAGGGGGCTTGTAAAAAAAGCGTATTAAGTGTTCGGCAACGTGAGGTCCTTAAGGCCTTGGCAACATCAGATGATGTCTGTGCGAATAAAGATATTGCCGCTGTCACCTCGTTAGAGCCTAAACAGATCAGCTGTCAGCTGACCGCGTTGAAGAAGAAAGGCTTTGTCACCAGCCCTGTTCGATGCAAGTATGAAATAACCGAAGCTGGAAAAGCAGCATTATAGCAATAAAGGAGGAAATATCATCATGACCGTATTGCAAGGTTCCCAGACAGAGAAGAATATCCTTACCGCATTCGCTGGCGAATCCCAGGCCAGAAACCGCTACTCATTTGCGGCAAAAGTTGCCAAAAAGGAGGGCTTGGTGCAGATTTCCAATATCTTTGAGAAGACGGCGGAACAGGAGCGAGCCCATGCCAAGACCCTGTTTAAGCTGCTTGAAGGTGGTGAGGTTGAAGTGCAGGCCTCTTTTCCTGCTGGAACCATAGGAACGACCATGGAAAATCTGGAAGCAGCCGCAGCCGGAGAAGAGCATGAATATATGGAAATGTATCCTGATTTCGCCAAGGTTGCCGAGGAAGAGGGCTTCTCTCTTGTTGCCGCTACCTTCAGGGCCATTGCCAGGGCAGAGCAACAGCACGCAAAGCAGTACCGTTCTTTTATTAGTAATTTAAAGGATGGAAAGGTCTTTAAGCGTGATGAAACCGTGACCTGGTATTGTATAAAATGCGGTTTTCTGCATGAAAGCCCAGAGGCCCCCCTGAAGTGCCCGGCCTGTTCTCATCCGCAAGGGTATTTTGAGCTCCTTGCAGAAAATTGGTAAGAGGGGCGCCGGGGTATGGAGCAGCAGGTCCTCCATGACGCCCGACCAGCTGCTAAACAATGAGTGGAGGTGTGTACTATCCTTCGTCGTTTTTTTGGTCGGGTTTTTGGTGATTACCCCTACACGGCTCATTAGGAGCGATACAGCGCAGCTTGTCTTTACAATTGTCTGTACAAGGAGGTATTGAAAAAAAATCAACGGGTTCATGTTGACGTATACGATAAACACTGTCTATAATGTAGTCTGAATTTCTTCAAGAAGAAATACTCATGCCAATAAAGGAGGGCGGTATAATGTGCAGATTGGTTACGAAGCAGGCCCCTGGTTTTACAGCAACCGCTGTGATGGGCGACGGTTCTTTTAAAGACGATTTCACGTTGTCCGATTATCGCGGCAAATATGTCATCCTTTTCTTTTACCCTCTCGATTTTACCTTTGTCTGTCCCTCGGAGATCATCGCCTTTGATAAGGCCTTGGCAAAATTTCACGAAAAGAACTGCGAGGTTATCGGAGTTTCCATCGATTCGCAATTCAGTCACTGGGCCTGGAGAAATACCCCGGTCAATAATGGCGGTATCGGCGAAATTCAATATCCTCTGGTTGCAGATCTGGATAAAACGATATCTCGTCAGTACGGGGTCTTGTTGGATATGGGCGTTGCCCTGCGAGGTACCTTCCTGATTGACAAGGAAGGCGTTATCCGCCATGCCGTTGTTAATGATCTCCCCCTTGGCCGTTCTATTGAAGAGGCCCTGCGCATGGTCGATGCCTTGATCTTTCACGAAACCCATGGCGATGTCTGTCCCGCCAACTGGAAAGAGGGTGAAGATGCCATGACCCCAACAGCCGAAGGGGTTGCCGATTACCTGAGCAAAAACGCCAGCTGATTTTCTGGAAGTATCGCTGGTTCGAGGACCTGTCATATAACGAAAAGTGTCAGGCAGGAAGACTGTGCAAGCCTTTCTGTCAATCCTAAAGCGAATAGTAAAAACGGAGGATAATGATGACCAAGAAGAACGAAGTCTATAAATGTCCCTTATGTGGAAACATCGTTCAGGTGCTGCATACCGGTGCCGGTGAATTGGTATGCTGCGGTCAACCCATGGAGCTGATGACGGAAAATACCGTTGATGCAGCTCAGGAAAAACACATTCCTGTCGTTGAAAAAACAGAGAACGGGTATACGGTCACTGTCGGCTCTGTTGCGCATCCTATGGAGGAAAAACACTGGATTGAATGGATTGAGTTGGTGACAGATACCGCTGTTTATCGGGCAGATCTGAAGCCAGGAGATGCCCCGGAAGCTGTTTTTTGTACAGAGGCTGGTGCTGTGACTGCACGGGCCTACTGTAATTTACACGGGCTTTGGAAAGCATAATCAGGAAATGCCGAATTTTCGGTAAACCGCTCAATAAACAAGAGGGATTGTTTAATGGAAACATACACATGTGATGTCTGCGGCTATGATTACAACCCAGAGGCTGGGGACCCGGACAATGATGTTGCCCCAGGTACACCTTGGGATCAGGTGCCGGAAGAGTGGATTTGTCCTGTCTGTGGGGCTGGTAAGGATGCCTTTGAGGTAGCATAATCCTCTTTGAGCAGACTGTTGACAGCAGAAATGGCTTGGGTGGTGAAAAAAACTGCCTAAGTCATTAAAAAAAGTTGTTGTCTTGTTCCGCCCGAGAACGCGATATTTTTTATGAAAGAAAGTGCCGTGGATAGCGTTTCCTCTGGATACGACCGATGATGGCTAAGGTAGGCGGTTGACTTGATTTTTTCGCTGTTTTCAGTAATGGCCTCTGGACGTTATCTTCTCTTTATCCCATCCTCTTTTTTATCTCGCAATTTTCAGAAAGACAAAATGATTGGTCATGAAGGTAGGGCGTAGTAGCGTCTCAGGCCATGAAACTTGAATGAAATTCAATAGAAATAATTCAATAAAAATATAAGCCAACATTCAACAGGAGAATTGACCAGTGAATCCCATTGAACTGACGAAAAATGTATACTGGGTTGGTGCCATTGATTGGATGACCAGAGATTTCCACGGCTATTCCACCGAACGCGGTACCACCTATAATGCCTATCTGATCGTCGATGAAAAGATTACCCTGATTGATACGGTCAAAGAGGGCTACCGTCGTGAATTGATGCACCGTATCCGCAATATTATTGATCCGAAAAAGATTGATTATATGGTTGTTAACCATGTGGAGATGGATCATTCCGGTGTCCTGCCTGAGGTGATTCGGGAGATTGAACCAGAAAAGGTTATCTGCTCCAAGATGGGGCATAAGGCCCTGATGAAGCATTTTCATGAAGCCGATTGGCCCTACCATGTCGTCACCCCTGGAGAAGAGCTGAGCCTGGGCGAGAAGACCCTGAACTTCGTTGAAACCCGGATGCTGCACTGGCCAGACTCTATGTTCACCTACATAAAGGAGGATCAGATCCTCTTTTCCAGTGATGCCTTTGGCGAGCATCTCGCCACCAGTGAGCGCTTTGACGACGAGGTCAATCAGGATGTCCTTATGTATGAGGCAACCAAGTATTATGCCAATATCCTGACCCTCTATTCTCCTCTTGTCAAAAAACTCATTAAGCAAGTAGAGGATATGCACCTGCCGATCAAAATGATTGCACCGGATCATGGTATCATCTGGCGGAAGAATCCGGGGAAGATCCTGGAGGCCTACTCACGCTGGTGCGTGAACGAGGGCAACGGTAAGGCCTTGATCATCTATGACAGCATGTGGCATTCTACTGAGATGATGGCGAAATCCATTGCCGCAGGTCTTCTGGATAAGGGGGTTAACTATAAGCTTTTGAATCTTCAGGTGAACCACCGCAGTAATGTTATGTGCGATGTCCTTGAGGCCAGTGCTATTATTCTTGGCTGCCCGACCCTGAACAACGGTATGCTGCCAAGGATGGCAGGCTTCCTGATGTACATGCGTGGTCTGCGACCGACCAATAAAATAGGGGCTGCCTTTGGCTCCTTTGGCTGGTCTGGCGAGGCAGTGAAGTTAATGAACACGGCTATGACGGAAATGCACTTCACCTTGGTGCATAAGGGATTAAAGGTGCAGTATGTTCCTGAGCACGGACATCTGCAGGAATGTGTGGAGCTTGGTCATACCGTGGGCCAGGCCCTGCTTGATATTCAGGAAGGAAAAGAGGTAGAAGCTGTCATCTGATCATCCCGACTTTATACCCACCAGCAAACAGGAGAAACCGAATGAAGATTGCAATAGATAAGAATATTGTTGAGTTCACGATGGAAAATCCGCAGGAAACTGCTGATATGGAGGTTCTTTGGCGCCTGTTAGTGGATTGCGTGGCTGAGAATAAACGGATGGAGCCCATTGGTGAATATATCCCGGTCAAGAGTAATGTGGCCCGGTTCATCATTGAGGGTGTTTCTGCAAAAACAGTGTACACCGACGAGCACGTCCAGGATGAATGCACGGTGGTGTGCAGGATCTGCAATAAGTACGCTCATCTCAAGTCCGGTGATTCGGTGCCGGTCTGCTGCGGTAAGCCGATGGAAGAGGTGGATTGAAAACCTGTTTCGCGTAGATTACCCGGCCTTGAAAAGATCGGGTAATCCATGCGGGGCAGCTTTTGGGAGCGCTGTTCTATAAGGTCAACCGTCCCTCTGTTTCCCCGGCCGCTGCCTCCTGCTCTTCCAGGACCCGCTGAAAAATAGCTGCAGCCATCTCGTTGTATTTCTTCACCTCATCCATCTTTCTTTGCCGTTCACAGAGCTTGGCCAATTCCTGGTAAATACTGCCCACCGCCGGATGCTCCTTGCCCCGTAATTTTTGGGTTACGGCCAGGGCCTGCTGATAATATTTTTCTGATTGTTCGTATTTGCCGCAGATGCGGTATGCCTCCCCGACGTTATTATAGATGATAATAATGCCTGCCAGATCCGGGGCAGGGGAGTTTTTCTTGATCTTGAGCAGTCGTTCGAGCAGGGGGATGGCATCTTGCTCGCCTTCCAGCTCCATATGCAGTCGGGCTAATTTGTCGAGGATATCAGCCAGAATAATATCGTCTCCAGCCGTATCCATAATGGCCAGGGCCTTTTTATAGGGCTCTTCCGCCTCTTCATACAGCCCTTGGCTTTCCTTGAGGAGTCCGACCTGATACCAGCAAATCCCCATTTCAGGATGATCTTGACCGACCAGCTTGGTCAGGCTGTCCATCGCCTTGCTATAATAGGCATCTGCCTGCTTATGCTGTCCGAACAGGGCTGCGCTGTAGGCCACTTCCCGCCGGGCCACGGCCAGCTCCACCGAGTCCTTGCCCTGTTGGCCAAGCAGCTTTTCCAGGACCATAAAGCGCATTAAGGCCTTTTTATGCTGGTACATCTTCCGGGCCAGCAGGCCAGCGGCCCGGAGATAATGGGGATTGGCCTTGTCAAGCTCCACCGCCTTATCAAAACGGACCATTGCCCGGTTGAAATCCATGCGGCATTCTGCCAGCCGGCCGCTGTGAAAGGCGGCAAAGGCACCGCCCTTTCCCCCTTTGCCGATCACCTTGTCAAGGATTTGTTCTGCCTCCAGGGTACTGTCCTTGCTGCATACGCTCTCGGCAGCCCGGCTATACAGGGCCTCTCCCAGCATACGTTGCATTTTGTCAAAGGCCATCAGGGCGCCTTTGCGACAGGTCGCCTCGTGCTTATAGCTCTGCTTGATAAAGGTCAGAGCCTCAGTCAGGCTGACAACGACAAGCTGCAGTCGTTCCCGTTTACTCTCCTCGTTTTGCTCCATCGCGGTAGTGACTGCCTGGAGAAACTTCTTCTTCTGGATAATCAGCCGCTGGGTATAGGCCTTGGGCGACAGTGCTACGCTATATTTCGACACAGTATGAATCCCTCCTCAACTCCGGTAAAGGTTCTGATCCAGGTGCTGGTGCTGCTTCGGATGTACGGCGGAACCTGACTTTTTGGACGTGTTTTCTGGGAAATCTTAAATATACAGGTATATCAGACCTTCTGGACAAGAACAAGAAAATCTTTTTCTGTTGACGCATTCTCCTGCACAGGCTAATCATGGACGACCATAAAGATATTGTACAAGAAAACAGAGAAGATGCCAATTGCCATGCCCACAAAAAACACCGCTTTATCGCCCTATACCCTCCTGCATAAGTCCAGTGAATGCCCGGCCCGTTGTGGTCAGGTGCGTACCCTGCACGGAACCTTTGCTACCCCGGTCTTTATGCCAGTGGGGACCTTGGGCACGGTCAAGGCGGTCACCCCGGAAAACCTGGAAGAACTCGGGGCCCAGATTATCCTGGGCAATACCTATCACCTCTTTATTCGGCCTGGCCATGAGTTGGTGCGCAGCTTTGGTGGTCTGCACGGCTTCATGCATTGGGATAAGCCCATCCTCACCGACTCCGGCGGCTTTCAGATCTTCAGTCTCAAGGAGTTGGCCAAAATTACCGAGGAGGGCGCGACCTTCCGTTCCCATATGGACGGGGCTAAGCTCTTTCTCAGTCCAGAAAAGGCGGTCGAAGTCCAGGAGGCCTTGGGGGCAGACATCATGATGGTACTGGACACCTGCATTCCCTATCCAGCCACCTTGGACGAGGCGCAAAAGGCCACTGCTCTGACCGCTCGCTGGGCCCGGCGCTGTCGGGCGGCCCAGTCAGATACTGGTCAGCTGCTGTTCGGTATCCTCCAGGGGGGTATGTATCCTGAGCTCCGTAAACCCGCTGCTGAGGAACTGATCGAGATCGGTTTTGATGGCTATGCCATGGGCGGCCTGTCCGTGGGGGAGCCCAAAGAGCTCATGCATGAGATGCTGGATGCCTCGGTCCATCTTTTGCCGGACAGTCATCCCAAATACCTGATGGGGGTTGGTACCCCGGAGGACTTGGTTGAGGGGGTCTATCGGGGCGTGGATATGTTTGATTGCGTCATGCCTACTCGCAATGCCCGCAATGGAATGCTCTTTACTTCACAGGGCAGAGTTGTTATAAAAAATAGTCGATATCGGGAAGATCCGCGGCCCCTGGACGAGCAATGTACCTGCTATACCTGCCGCCATTATTCTCGGGCCTATCTGCGTCATCTTTTTCAATGCCGGGAGATCCTGGCCTATCAGCTGAACAGTATCCATAACCTGCATTATTACTGCACGTTGATGGCTGATATGCGGCGAGCCATTGCAGAAGATCGTTTTTTGGCCTTTCGTCGAAATTTTTATGCCCAGCGGGAACGCCCGCAATAACCACGAGAAAAGTATCT is from Candidatus Electrothrix sp. GW3-4 and encodes:
- the tgt gene encoding tRNA guanosine(34) transglycosylase Tgt — protein: MPTKNTALSPYTLLHKSSECPARCGQVRTLHGTFATPVFMPVGTLGTVKAVTPENLEELGAQIILGNTYHLFIRPGHELVRSFGGLHGFMHWDKPILTDSGGFQIFSLKELAKITEEGATFRSHMDGAKLFLSPEKAVEVQEALGADIMMVLDTCIPYPATLDEAQKATALTARWARRCRAAQSDTGQLLFGILQGGMYPELRKPAAEELIEIGFDGYAMGGLSVGEPKELMHEMLDASVHLLPDSHPKYLMGVGTPEDLVEGVYRGVDMFDCVMPTRNARNGMLFTSQGRVVIKNSRYREDPRPLDEQCTCYTCRHYSRAYLRHLFQCREILAYQLNSIHNLHYYCTLMADMRRAIAEDRFLAFRRNFYAQRERPQ